Proteins encoded together in one Chitinophaga sp. LS1 window:
- the guaB gene encoding IMP dehydrogenase yields the protein MPAGKSKPKFVEDGLTFDDVLLVPAYSEVLPRDVNISTQLTKTLRLNIPMVSAAMDTVTEANLAISLARQGGIGILHKNMSIEKQAEQVRKVKRSENGLILDPVTLHANASIGEALRLMKENSIGGIPIIDESKKLVGILTNRDLRFERNMKRVVSEVMTSQNLVTAPEGTDLKKAEKILQQNKIEKLPVVGKNGKLVGLITYRDILQLTSYPNAIKDEYGRLLVGAALGITPDVLERAQALINVGVDVVCLDSSHGHSIGVLNGLRKLKKTFPKLQVIAGNVATGDGALALAEAGADAVKVGVGPGSICTTRVVTGAGFPQLSAVMNAATALKKLGVPVIADGGIRYTGDMVKALAAGASCVMAGSIFAGTEESPGETIIYEGRKFKSYRGMGSLEAMVEGSKDRYFQDEDDIRKLVPEGIVGRVPYKGNLGEVIQQYVGGLRAGMGLTGSKDIKALQAAQFIRISSATVKENHPHDVVITKEAPNYSR from the coding sequence ATGCCTGCCGGAAAATCAAAACCGAAATTTGTAGAGGACGGACTTACCTTTGACGATGTACTTCTGGTTCCAGCCTACTCTGAAGTCTTGCCCAGAGACGTTAATATCAGCACGCAACTTACTAAAACTTTACGCCTGAACATTCCAATGGTCTCTGCTGCCATGGATACCGTTACAGAAGCTAATCTGGCCATCTCTTTGGCACGCCAGGGTGGTATCGGTATTCTGCACAAGAATATGTCCATTGAAAAACAGGCCGAGCAAGTACGTAAGGTAAAGCGTAGTGAAAACGGGCTGATCCTCGATCCGGTGACTCTGCATGCAAATGCATCTATCGGAGAAGCGCTCCGCCTGATGAAAGAAAACAGCATCGGTGGTATTCCTATCATAGACGAAAGCAAAAAGCTCGTTGGTATCCTTACCAACCGTGACCTTCGTTTTGAAAGGAACATGAAACGCGTTGTAAGCGAAGTAATGACTTCTCAGAACCTTGTAACTGCACCAGAAGGTACCGATCTGAAGAAAGCAGAGAAGATCCTTCAACAGAATAAAATCGAGAAATTACCAGTAGTTGGTAAGAATGGTAAACTTGTAGGATTAATCACTTACCGTGATATTCTGCAGCTGACCAGCTATCCAAATGCTATCAAAGATGAATATGGTCGTCTCCTTGTAGGCGCCGCATTAGGTATCACTCCTGATGTACTGGAAAGAGCACAGGCACTCATCAACGTTGGTGTAGATGTAGTATGTCTCGATAGCTCACACGGTCACTCAATAGGTGTACTGAATGGTCTGAGAAAACTGAAGAAAACCTTCCCTAAATTACAGGTGATTGCAGGTAACGTAGCTACCGGCGATGGTGCACTGGCACTGGCTGAAGCAGGTGCTGATGCAGTGAAAGTAGGTGTTGGACCGGGTTCTATCTGTACTACCCGTGTAGTAACAGGTGCTGGTTTCCCTCAGCTCTCTGCTGTGATGAATGCAGCTACTGCACTGAAAAAACTGGGTGTACCGGTTATTGCAGATGGTGGTATCCGTTATACCGGTGATATGGTGAAGGCTCTCGCTGCAGGTGCATCCTGCGTAATGGCGGGCTCTATCTTCGCTGGTACTGAAGAAAGCCCTGGAGAAACTATCATCTACGAAGGACGTAAGTTCAAATCATATCGTGGTATGGGTTCTCTGGAAGCGATGGTAGAAGGTTCCAAAGATCGTTACTTCCAGGATGAAGATGATATCAGGAAACTGGTACCAGAAGGTATCGTAGGTCGTGTACCTTACAAAGGTAACCTGGGTGAAGTGATTCAACAGTATGTAGGCGGTCTCCGTGCTGGTATGGGTCTGACTGGTTCTAAAGATATCAAAGCACTGCAGGCAGCACAGTTTATCAGGATCTCTTCGGCTACTGTAAAGGAAAATCACCCACATGATGTGGTGATCACCAAGGAAGCACCGAACTATAGCAGATAA
- the lnt gene encoding apolipoprotein N-acyltransferase → MAKRYLPAILSLTGSLLLWAAWPTSPLTFLIFIAFIPLLRLADIVENRSRFFGCAFLLLFCWNVATTWWVGNTTVPASGVAANLLNTLFMLVPVMGYRRTRKWVSPTLAYFTFIVYWMTFEYIHLQWELSWPWLSLGNAFAMHPTWVQWYEYTGVSGGTLWILATNLAIYHVWFQYKFYKRPVVKQIWKPVLILVVPLLISGVIDTGLHAPQNTTEVVVVQPNIDPYDKFADENESLEVNKMLQLTEEKIDSNTAFIVWPETALFVHGAWEDKIAYENFTQRIRLLLHKYPKASLVTGAVTLKRYEKNDEASTSARHNADGDMVYDVFNAGVLIDTSNVVQVYHKSKLVPGVELIPYVHYLKFMDYLALDLGGISGSYGRTPGVEVMENKAENIKVFPTICYESVYGEFVAEHVRKGANILFIMTNDGWWGNTEGHRQHLQYARLRAIETRRWVARSANTGISAFIDPEGNITASLPYWQEGVLKARVTPGNYMTFYVKYGDLLSKAAVLFCILLILYSFFLRLTRKRL, encoded by the coding sequence ATGGCAAAACGTTATTTACCCGCTATTTTGAGCCTTACAGGCAGCCTGCTACTCTGGGCAGCATGGCCGACCTCACCCCTTACCTTTTTGATTTTCATTGCATTTATCCCCCTGCTTCGGCTGGCGGATATTGTTGAGAACAGATCGCGCTTTTTCGGATGCGCCTTCCTGTTACTCTTCTGCTGGAATGTAGCCACTACCTGGTGGGTGGGCAATACCACCGTGCCTGCCAGCGGTGTAGCCGCCAATCTGCTCAATACCCTGTTCATGCTTGTACCCGTGATGGGATACCGCAGAACCCGTAAATGGGTGAGCCCAACCCTTGCTTATTTTACGTTCATTGTCTACTGGATGACGTTTGAATACATCCACCTGCAATGGGAACTTAGCTGGCCATGGCTCAGCCTTGGCAACGCTTTTGCCATGCATCCTACATGGGTACAATGGTATGAATATACAGGCGTAAGTGGTGGTACATTGTGGATACTGGCTACGAACCTTGCGATTTACCATGTTTGGTTTCAGTATAAATTTTACAAACGGCCTGTTGTAAAACAGATCTGGAAACCAGTATTGATACTGGTGGTGCCTTTGCTGATAAGTGGCGTCATTGACACTGGGCTGCATGCTCCCCAAAATACTACCGAAGTCGTTGTGGTACAACCCAATATTGACCCTTACGATAAATTTGCAGATGAAAATGAATCGCTGGAAGTTAATAAAATGCTTCAGCTCACTGAAGAGAAAATTGACTCCAATACCGCATTTATCGTATGGCCTGAAACAGCCCTTTTTGTTCATGGTGCGTGGGAAGACAAAATCGCTTACGAAAATTTTACGCAAAGGATCCGGTTATTATTACACAAATATCCAAAAGCCAGCCTTGTAACTGGTGCCGTTACACTAAAGCGGTACGAGAAAAATGATGAAGCCTCTACATCTGCCCGCCATAATGCTGATGGCGATATGGTATATGATGTATTCAATGCCGGTGTGCTTATTGATACATCGAACGTAGTGCAGGTCTATCATAAATCTAAACTGGTACCGGGGGTTGAGTTGATCCCTTATGTTCACTACCTGAAATTTATGGATTACCTGGCCCTGGATCTTGGTGGTATTAGCGGTAGCTATGGCCGTACACCGGGTGTAGAAGTCATGGAAAACAAGGCTGAAAACATAAAGGTATTCCCTACTATCTGTTATGAATCTGTATATGGGGAATTTGTGGCTGAGCATGTAAGAAAGGGTGCGAACATTCTTTTTATCATGACCAATGATGGCTGGTGGGGAAATACCGAAGGCCACCGTCAGCACCTGCAATATGCCCGACTGCGTGCTATTGAAACACGCCGTTGGGTGGCCAGAAGCGCCAATACCGGCATCTCGGCATTCATAGATCCGGAAGGAAATATTACAGCATCTCTCCCTTACTGGCAGGAAGGTGTTTTAAAAGCACGTGTAACACCAGGCAATTATATGACGTTCTATGTAAAATATGGAGATTTATTGTCAAAGGCGGCTGTTCTATTTTGTATATTGCTGATCCTTTACAGTTTCTTTTTGCGGCTGACACGTAAACGTTTGTAA
- a CDS encoding alpha/beta hydrolase: MPNKLSTQNIHLREERSILVLLHGFAENSGIWNVQKEYLSEYFEVIALDLPGVGNNPLTTALTIDSMADNVYTSLQSAGIEKAVIIGHSMGGYVALAIAEKYPSILQGMGLFHSTALADTEEKIEARRKSIKLMEQYGSEAFIRQAFPNMFSPGFKAKHPESVEAYVNMGIACPLASMEAYYEAMITRPDRTAVLSSIQVPVLFVIGKDDTAVPLQSVLPQVSLPRTSSIYIFEETGHMGMWEVPTASNQLLHQFTLFCQDQKL; this comes from the coding sequence ATGCCGAATAAACTTTCTACCCAAAATATTCATCTAAGAGAAGAGAGATCCATCTTGGTATTGCTGCATGGATTTGCTGAAAATTCGGGGATCTGGAATGTGCAGAAAGAATATTTAAGTGAATACTTTGAAGTAATTGCGCTGGATTTACCGGGAGTTGGCAATAATCCGCTCACCACTGCGTTGACTATTGATAGCATGGCTGATAATGTCTATACCTCATTACAGTCTGCCGGTATAGAAAAAGCGGTGATCATCGGCCACTCCATGGGTGGATATGTAGCCCTCGCTATTGCAGAAAAGTACCCATCAATACTACAGGGAATGGGCCTGTTCCATTCTACAGCCCTCGCTGATACCGAAGAGAAGATAGAAGCGCGCCGTAAATCCATCAAACTGATGGAACAATATGGCAGTGAAGCATTTATCAGGCAAGCATTTCCAAATATGTTCAGCCCGGGTTTTAAGGCGAAACATCCGGAAAGTGTTGAAGCATATGTGAACATGGGCATTGCTTGTCCCCTTGCTTCTATGGAAGCATATTATGAAGCCATGATAACAAGACCTGACCGCACCGCCGTGTTGTCATCTATACAAGTACCAGTGCTGTTTGTAATCGGAAAAGATGATACAGCCGTTCCTCTTCAAAGTGTATTGCCACAGGTGTCCCTTCCACGGACAAGCAGCATTTACATTTTTGAAGAAACAGGCCACATGGGCATGTGGGAAGTTCCCACTGCCAGCAATCAGCTCTTGCATCAGTTTACTCTTTTTTGCCAAGATCAAAAATTGTGA
- a CDS encoding PKD domain-containing protein, producing MKRTLLLLLILSYGLISKASHIIGGEMSHKYVSSTTTTVTYQVTLKLYRVCDEADNLAELPNSVYFAVFSNADNSQLSGSPFLISQTNKQTIESGTADPCIVNPPKICFQIGTYVGTVTVPISTAGYTVSFQTCCRDYTMANIVDTHKANDATNYPGNGATYFTELPGTTNNFITNSSPVFNKDEAVLVCANKKFTYDFSATDPDGDSIVYVFCAAYAGGKVTNGGDKYATPPAAVAPPYSSVPYKSPYTGTTPLGDDAYIVSNSGLITGIAPDPGKYVVTVCAYEYRDGQLLGIHRKDFHMIVTTCVREVEAAMPDKYDDCSGYTITFLNYSTEGKTYDWDFGDGTTYTTTSTDPFTHTYAAEGVYNVKLWVDSTSNCGDSATAVVYVYPKLTPDMRIVGLCSNTTTTFTNTSTTTSATDAIATYRWDFGDTSTAADTSWSSVASYKYPGAGTYTVILDVTTTNGCVRSDTSTIVVYDNPPITTTPDTLLCIRNSLQLSAESVVDGQVVTGSYTWTPDYNITNANTATPTVSPKMDTAYTVTFTDGTGCTNTAIVNIDVRDTLIVRTIADSTVCTGDTLHIRSFADGDYPLTWYDVSTNTQVGDSSILIIVPPSPDVTYAVVASLGDCSGYDTVSLKVVDPPVAYAGEDTTICYGDQVTLTASGGSYYQWTPTFYLTAPNQSTTVAKPTDTTQYIVTVTDTKGCPRPVTDTVQINVVPQVHAFAGNDTIAILNQPFTLHATGGVTYVWTPADGLDNPTIDTPTTTINHDITYTVTAYTAEGCSGTDAINLRFIVGPDIYVPTGFSPNGDGQNDIFRPLPVGITQLEFFRVFDRWGKLMYSTTEYLQGWDGNYDGKPAAIGTYVWVVQGKNVNSETVIRKGTVTLIR from the coding sequence GTGAAAAGAACCCTTCTATTGCTCCTGATACTCTCCTATGGATTGATTTCCAAAGCTTCCCATATCATTGGGGGAGAGATGTCGCATAAGTACGTATCAAGTACCACTACTACCGTTACCTACCAGGTGACACTGAAGCTATACCGGGTGTGTGATGAAGCTGATAACCTGGCCGAATTGCCTAACTCTGTATACTTTGCAGTGTTCAGTAATGCTGATAACAGTCAGCTTTCCGGCTCTCCTTTCCTGATATCACAAACCAACAAGCAGACCATAGAATCCGGAACGGCAGACCCTTGTATTGTTAATCCTCCTAAGATCTGTTTTCAGATTGGTACATATGTAGGAACGGTGACAGTGCCTATAAGTACGGCAGGATACACAGTGTCATTCCAGACCTGTTGTCGCGACTACACCATGGCGAACATCGTGGATACGCACAAGGCGAATGATGCAACCAACTATCCGGGTAATGGTGCCACTTACTTTACAGAATTGCCCGGTACTACCAATAATTTTATCACGAACTCAAGTCCTGTATTCAATAAGGATGAAGCTGTCCTGGTTTGTGCCAATAAGAAATTTACTTACGATTTCTCTGCGACTGATCCTGATGGTGATAGTATTGTGTATGTATTCTGTGCAGCTTATGCTGGTGGTAAAGTCACCAATGGTGGAGATAAATATGCGACACCACCTGCTGCCGTAGCACCACCTTATTCTTCCGTTCCTTACAAAAGTCCATATACAGGTACGACTCCCCTGGGAGATGATGCCTATATCGTATCCAATTCCGGTTTGATCACTGGTATTGCACCTGATCCGGGAAAATATGTGGTCACTGTATGTGCCTATGAATATCGCGATGGTCAATTACTTGGTATTCACAGAAAGGATTTTCACATGATCGTCACTACCTGCGTACGCGAAGTGGAAGCAGCTATGCCGGATAAATACGATGATTGTTCAGGGTACACCATTACCTTCCTGAACTACAGTACGGAGGGTAAAACCTATGACTGGGATTTTGGGGATGGCACCACTTATACCACTACCAGCACAGATCCTTTTACACATACCTATGCTGCAGAAGGTGTATACAATGTAAAACTCTGGGTAGATAGTACCAGCAATTGCGGCGACAGCGCAACTGCCGTGGTATATGTATATCCTAAGCTCACGCCAGATATGCGTATCGTAGGATTGTGTAGTAATACAACAACGACATTCACCAATACTTCGACCACCACCAGTGCTACAGATGCCATCGCTACTTACAGGTGGGACTTTGGCGATACCAGTACAGCAGCAGATACTTCATGGTCTTCTGTAGCTTCGTATAAATATCCAGGTGCAGGCACTTATACTGTCATTCTGGATGTCACTACAACAAATGGTTGTGTCAGGTCCGATACCAGTACGATCGTTGTTTACGACAATCCACCTATTACCACCACACCAGATACCCTTCTTTGTATCCGCAACTCATTGCAGCTCTCTGCAGAAAGTGTAGTGGATGGACAGGTAGTAACCGGCTCCTACACCTGGACACCTGATTATAATATTACCAACGCCAATACTGCGACACCGACCGTCAGTCCAAAAATGGATACGGCTTATACCGTAACGTTTACAGATGGAACAGGTTGTACGAATACCGCGATAGTGAATATTGATGTACGTGATACGCTCATTGTAAGAACAATTGCTGATAGTACAGTTTGTACGGGTGATACCCTGCATATCAGGTCTTTCGCGGATGGGGATTACCCCCTTACATGGTATGATGTATCCACCAATACACAGGTGGGCGACAGCAGCATTCTTATAATTGTACCTCCCTCTCCAGATGTAACATATGCGGTAGTGGCCAGTCTGGGTGATTGCAGCGGATATGATACGGTGAGCTTAAAAGTGGTAGATCCCCCTGTTGCTTATGCCGGGGAAGACACTACTATCTGCTATGGAGACCAGGTCACCCTGACTGCATCTGGTGGCTCCTATTATCAATGGACGCCGACCTTTTATTTAACGGCTCCTAACCAGTCAACAACTGTGGCTAAGCCAACAGATACGACACAATATATTGTTACTGTCACTGACACCAAGGGTTGTCCCAGACCGGTGACTGATACAGTTCAGATCAACGTGGTACCCCAGGTACATGCATTTGCGGGTAATGATACCATTGCCATCCTGAACCAGCCATTCACACTACATGCTACCGGCGGCGTAACTTATGTGTGGACCCCGGCAGATGGATTGGACAATCCAACTATCGACACCCCCACAACGACTATCAATCATGATATTACATATACCGTAACTGCCTATACGGCTGAGGGCTGCTCCGGTACAGATGCGATTAACCTCCGTTTCATAGTAGGTCCGGACATCTATGTACCTACTGGTTTCTCGCCTAACGGTGACGGGCAAAATGATATCTTCAGACCATTGCCGGTAGGCATTACCCAATTGGAATTCTTCAGGGTATTTGACCGTTGGGGAAAACTTATGTACAGTACGACTGAATACCTGCAGGGCTGGGATGGTAATTATGATGGCAAACCCGCTGCTATCGGCACTTACGTATGGGTAGTGCAGGGTAAGAACGTAAACAGCGAGACAGTGATCCGCAAAGGCACTGTTACCTTGATCAGATAA
- a CDS encoding gliding motility-associated C-terminal domain-containing protein, which yields MHRSIILFICCSLIHVAAAGYHIIGGEIYYAFIAMNPDGTYKYQITLKLYRNADFTCGEIQGCLDHFEDPVPVNIYTSGGSRVVNARLLFIKERYPLRDTLRNPCLAPRAQNLEVAIYRDTLSLRPIPGGYYVVYQRCCRGEKLANINNSEHEGSTFYCMIPGTESRPTNKSAFFAKDAAIVICANMPLYYDYSASDPDGDSLTYSLCSALTGGASRNEAASANPPPYNNVVSYKSPYSGSNPMGGTPQVSIDNNGFLTGVPPKEGQYVVSVCVTEFDRRTGKMIGTHHKDILLTVFNCNTKITAGFPPTLQNCVPDPDLSVLMPNTSNAGYTSTYYWDFGDGTDTLVTDKAVFRHLYPDTGQYVVKLVVNRGLACTDSTTGIVSNYPGLKGDFDVTGYCKGDRILFDDKSIYTYGHITDRRWDLGLTGDSVISRAYGAHVSHNYEHGGVYTVSLILYTDHSCVATVTKDITIYEVFPFAGNDTILAKGQPFTLHASGGEFFAWTPPDGLSNVNIADPELKWNEDVTYILRVSNSQGCVGYDTISIKYYTGPDIYVPNAFTPNGDGKNDLFRFIPVGITEYNYFRIFNRWGQEVYSSTDFRQGWDGTYKGQPAPVDTYIWILEGKDFTGKTILKKGTVTLVK from the coding sequence ATGCATAGATCTATTATTCTGTTTATTTGCTGTAGTTTGATCCACGTTGCTGCTGCTGGTTACCATATTATTGGTGGCGAGATATATTATGCTTTTATAGCCATGAATCCTGATGGTACCTACAAGTATCAGATTACACTTAAACTATACAGGAATGCTGATTTCACCTGTGGTGAAATTCAGGGCTGCCTGGATCACTTTGAAGATCCGGTGCCTGTGAATATTTATACTTCCGGTGGTTCCCGGGTTGTAAATGCCAGGTTACTATTTATCAAAGAACGTTATCCGCTGCGCGATACATTGCGGAATCCTTGTTTGGCGCCACGCGCCCAAAACCTGGAAGTAGCTATTTACAGGGATACCTTATCACTCAGACCTATCCCGGGAGGTTACTATGTCGTCTACCAGCGATGCTGCCGGGGAGAAAAGCTCGCCAACATCAACAATTCAGAACATGAAGGCTCCACTTTCTACTGCATGATACCCGGTACAGAAAGCCGTCCGACGAACAAGAGCGCTTTCTTTGCCAAAGATGCAGCCATTGTGATCTGCGCCAATATGCCGCTGTATTACGATTACTCTGCCTCCGACCCCGATGGTGATAGTCTGACCTATAGTTTGTGCAGTGCCCTCACCGGGGGCGCCAGCCGTAATGAAGCCGCCAGCGCCAATCCGCCCCCATATAATAATGTTGTGAGCTATAAGTCACCTTATTCGGGATCAAATCCAATGGGTGGCACACCACAGGTGTCTATTGACAACAATGGATTTTTAACAGGTGTACCGCCCAAAGAAGGTCAATACGTCGTATCCGTATGTGTGACAGAGTTCGATCGCCGCACAGGCAAAATGATAGGTACTCATCACAAAGACATCCTGCTCACCGTTTTTAACTGTAACACCAAAATCACCGCCGGCTTCCCTCCTACCCTTCAGAACTGTGTACCCGATCCAGACCTCAGTGTACTTATGCCCAATACCAGCAATGCGGGATATACTTCCACCTATTACTGGGACTTTGGCGATGGTACTGATACCCTGGTAACGGATAAGGCCGTGTTCAGACACCTCTACCCTGATACCGGGCAATATGTTGTGAAATTAGTAGTGAACAGAGGACTGGCCTGTACAGATAGCACCACCGGCATAGTGAGTAACTACCCGGGGTTGAAAGGCGATTTTGATGTAACCGGCTATTGCAAAGGCGACCGCATTCTATTTGACGACAAGTCTATTTACACTTACGGACATATTACAGACAGAAGATGGGACCTGGGGCTAACAGGAGATAGTGTAATCAGCAGGGCCTACGGAGCGCATGTAAGCCATAACTATGAGCATGGAGGTGTCTACACCGTTTCCCTGATATTATACACAGATCATTCCTGTGTAGCCACCGTTACGAAAGATATCACCATCTATGAGGTCTTCCCCTTTGCCGGCAATGATACTATTCTGGCAAAAGGCCAACCCTTCACACTACATGCTTCAGGAGGGGAGTTCTTTGCCTGGACGCCACCAGATGGATTGAGCAATGTGAATATTGCAGATCCCGAACTGAAATGGAATGAAGACGTCACCTACATACTACGCGTCTCCAATTCACAGGGATGTGTGGGATACGATACTATCAGCATCAAATACTATACAGGACCTGACATCTATGTACCCAACGCCTTTACCCCAAATGGCGATGGAAAAAACGATCTGTTCCGTTTTATTCCTGTGGGCATCACTGAATATAATTACTTCCGCATCTTTAACCGCTGGGGCCAGGAAGTCTACTCCTCTACTGACTTCCGGCAGGGATGGGACGGCACTTACAAAGGGCAACCTGCACCAGTAGATACTTATATCTGGATACTGGAAGGAAAAGATTTCACAGGAAAAACAATTTTAAAGAAAGGCACTGTAACTTTGGTGAAGTAA
- a CDS encoding SDR family NAD(P)-dependent oxidoreductase gives MGIVLITGATAGFGEACARKFAANGYDLILTGRRQERLTALQQDLEKANGIKVLPLTFDVRDEKAVSSVLAQIPDSWKAVDILINNAGLALGFSTIDEGTLSDWDTMIDTNVKGLLYVSRVVIPWLKARKKGHIINLGSTAAKTVYAKGNVYCATKAAVDAISQGMRIDLLPYFIKVTAIHPGAAETEFSVVRFKGDAGKADDVYKGFTPLRAEDVADTIYYCATLPAHVCINDLVITCTQQANAIYTYKE, from the coding sequence ATGGGTATAGTACTTATCACCGGTGCCACTGCCGGGTTTGGAGAAGCATGTGCGAGAAAGTTTGCAGCTAACGGTTATGACCTTATCCTCACAGGTAGAAGGCAGGAACGATTAACGGCTTTGCAGCAGGACCTGGAAAAAGCGAATGGCATCAAGGTGCTGCCTTTGACTTTTGATGTGCGGGATGAAAAAGCGGTGAGCAGTGTATTGGCGCAAATCCCTGATTCATGGAAAGCCGTAGACATCCTGATCAACAATGCGGGGTTAGCATTAGGATTTTCTACAATCGATGAAGGTACTTTGTCTGATTGGGATACGATGATCGATACGAATGTGAAGGGATTACTGTATGTATCCCGCGTAGTGATTCCATGGCTGAAAGCACGTAAGAAAGGACATATTATCAACCTGGGGTCTACAGCTGCTAAAACTGTGTATGCAAAAGGGAATGTATACTGTGCTACCAAAGCTGCGGTAGATGCGATTTCACAGGGTATGCGTATCGATCTGCTGCCTTACTTTATAAAAGTAACGGCTATACATCCGGGTGCTGCGGAGACAGAGTTTTCAGTAGTAAGATTCAAGGGTGATGCCGGCAAAGCGGATGATGTGTACAAAGGATTTACACCATTAAGGGCAGAAGATGTGGCAGATACCATCTATTACTGTGCTACACTACCCGCGCATGTGTGTATCAATGATTTAGTGATCACATGTACCCAGCAGGCAAATGCTATCTACACTTATAAAGAGTAA
- a CDS encoding sialidase family protein: protein MRNKLWIILAGLLSACHPNKDEEYTLSHGDASCAFISETADGKKVISWIEAQPGADTGMMYYAIQQGDTFSTPHAIPVANNVLPHAENMPKLLFKPDGEIIAMYGVEQHDPRNQWAGRVFYTHSLDAGKTWSEPQQLVTDTSSYDQRYFDMALLPDGQAGAIWLDNRKDINAEGSTLYFAKTSGHDGFKGEHAIAETACQCCRTDLYADPKGHLHVAFRDIISDSIRDMVHLLSVDKGATFSAPVRISADNWVVRGCPHTGPAMAANSFGLHCVWFTMGGGQGVYYCHSTDEGKTYSQRDTVSVTPMAKHPQITAVGDDKLVIVWDEPVKVGREFNSRVGYQVRKGNGSVTKSGILTGDSLYVTFPVVKAVDAQTVLVAYTKKGSVCYRWLSI from the coding sequence ATGAGAAATAAATTGTGGATCATATTGGCAGGCCTTTTATCGGCCTGCCATCCAAATAAAGATGAAGAATACACACTCTCACATGGAGATGCATCCTGTGCATTTATATCAGAAACAGCAGATGGTAAAAAGGTCATCAGCTGGATAGAAGCGCAGCCGGGTGCAGATACAGGTATGATGTATTATGCTATACAGCAGGGTGATACTTTTTCCACACCGCATGCAATACCGGTAGCCAACAATGTATTGCCGCATGCAGAGAATATGCCGAAGCTGTTGTTTAAACCAGATGGCGAGATCATTGCGATGTATGGTGTAGAACAACATGATCCGCGCAATCAATGGGCAGGCAGAGTATTCTATACACATTCATTGGACGCAGGTAAGACATGGTCCGAACCGCAACAACTGGTGACAGATACGAGCAGTTATGACCAGCGTTATTTTGATATGGCTTTATTACCTGATGGACAGGCCGGTGCTATCTGGCTTGATAACAGGAAAGATATCAATGCAGAAGGTTCTACCTTATACTTTGCAAAGACCAGTGGACATGATGGGTTCAAAGGAGAGCATGCCATTGCAGAGACAGCGTGTCAATGTTGTCGTACTGATTTATATGCAGATCCAAAAGGACATTTACATGTAGCATTCAGAGATATCATCAGTGATTCTATTCGTGATATGGTACATTTATTATCTGTGGATAAAGGCGCTACTTTTTCTGCACCTGTAAGGATCAGTGCTGATAACTGGGTAGTGCGGGGATGTCCACACACAGGGCCTGCGATGGCTGCGAATAGTTTTGGTCTGCATTGTGTATGGTTTACAATGGGGGGTGGACAAGGAGTATATTATTGTCATTCTACAGATGAAGGAAAGACCTATTCACAGAGGGATACCGTGAGTGTAACACCGATGGCAAAGCATCCGCAGATAACGGCAGTAGGGGATGATAAGTTAGTGATTGTGTGGGATGAGCCAGTGAAGGTGGGCAGGGAATTTAATAGCAGGGTAGGATATCAGGTACGCAAAGGAAATGGTAGTGTGACGAAATCAGGTATACTAACGGGTGACAGTTTGTACGTGACATTTCCGGTAGTAAAAGCAGTGGATGCGCAAACAGTGTTAGTGGCGTATACGAAAAAAGGAAGTGTATGTTATAGATGGTTAAGTATATAA